A part of Aegilops tauschii subsp. strangulata cultivar AL8/78 chromosome 2, Aet v6.0, whole genome shotgun sequence genomic DNA contains:
- the LOC109786540 gene encoding protein FAR-RED IMPAIRED RESPONSE 1-like, which produces MAPPPKNMPKHARRRTQQEFDEPRRYGAPPGWPPNIEAYVLPRLEMRFETFKEAKDYNVYAKHAGFAIREGSKFKTRAYLYCTCYGVYESKVSEANRQRNKTTARTNCGTKMRLKMEKDGTLVVKEIVWEHNHRLQLTPQMLVFLHCHKNFDKTILEYVKYLQFKGIEHVQIMSILGGDDPGSYFLKMNVKELINIKAKNSRMDDVDDVLKAVNFFRKMKAINREFFCDMQLDESDRVKNIQAAEGPIRTLTTFFGFALIRDEDADSFRWLFKTFLRCIRRKAPTCILTDQCPAMALAIPDAFGNMVHKLCRWHIMKKYREHLAYLYNLHKEFKDEFTSILNWPLMPTEFEAAWKRLVDKYNLHDDATMVGMWNERERWISAYFKEIFCAKMTSTQRSESMNYVLKKNFVSERENLHRFVGQKEQNTLTFYGFDTQMAKLYPRAVYSEIRNRLKLSTLFTATETEEPTKYLVHYNNPQKLSVWAQHAFQTIKAASVPKKYILRRYTKRPNIQPTFNRNDLRTVASNKASQYCIESSLLTLNMRVHRKSLRSQEQMARSRVIMDKLEQELDAMHSAENGGVADNEAIEQDIATMLSEMNHLGAIDPFDNEEEEQQ; this is translated from the exons ATGGCGCCGCCTCCCAAGAACATGCCA AAACATGCAAGGCGGCGCACGCAGCAAGAGTTTGATGAGCCAAGAAGATATGGGGCGCCACCTGGTTGG CCACCTAACATTGAAGCTTACGTTCTGCCAAGGCTAGAGATGCGCTTTGAAACTTTCAAAGAAGCAAAGGACTACAACGTCTATGCAAAGCACGCGGGTTTTGCTATCAGGGAAGGCTCAAAGTTTAAGACCAGAGCCTACCTTTATTGCACGTGCTATGGAGTCTATGAGTCGAAGGTGTCAGAAGCAAATAGACAGCGGAACAAGACGACAGCCAGGACTAACTGCGGCACTAAAATGAGGCTGAAGATGGAAAAGGATGGAACACTTGTCGTAAAAGAGATAGTCTGGGAACACAACCATAGGCTACAGCTCACCCCCCAAATGCTTGTCTTCTTGCACTGCCACAAAAACTTTGACAAAACAATCTTGGAGTACGTCAAGTACCTGCAGTTCAAAGGCATTGAACACGTGCAAATCATGAGCATACTGGGTGGCGATGACCCCGGTAGCTACTTCCTCAAAATGAATGTCAAAGAGCTGATTAACAT CAAAGCAAAGAATTCAAGGATGGATGATGTGGACGATGTCCTAAAGGCTGTCAACTTCTTTAGGAAGATGAAAGCTATAAATAGGGAATTCTTCTGTGACATGCAACTCGATGAGTCCGACAGAGTTAAGAACATACAAGCTGCCGAGGGGCCTATCAGGACTTTG ACTACATTCTTTGGTTTCGCCCTGATAAGAGATGAGGATGCAGATTCATTCAGATGGTTGTTCAAGACATTTTTAAGGTGCATAAGAAGGAAGGCTCCTACATGCATCCTCACAG ACCAGTGCCCGGCAATGGCTTTGGCGATCCCAGATGCTTTCGGGAACATGGTACACAAGCTGTGCCGCTGGCACATTATGAAGAAGTACAGGGAACACCTCGCATACCTGTACAACCTGCACAAAGAATTTAAGGATGAATTCACATCAATCCTCAACTGGCCCCTCATGCCAACTGAGTTTGAGGCTGCCTGGAAAAGACTCGTGGATAAGTACAACCTCCATGATGATGCCACGATGGTGGGCATGTGGAACGAGCGTGAGAGATGGATATCAGCCTACTTCAAAGAAATTTTCTGCGCCAAAATGACATCCACACAACGAAGTGAGAGCATGAACTATGTGCTCAAGAAGAACTTCGTAAGTGAGAGAGAAAACCTACACCGGTTTGTCGGCCAG AAGGAACAAAACACGCTGACCTTCTATGGGTTTGACACCCAGATGGCAAAGCTTTACCCACGAGCTGTGTATAGCGAGATCAGAAATAGGCTAAAACTGAGCACACTCTTCACGGCAACAGAGACGGAAGAGCCCACAAAGTACCTCGTGCACTACAACAACCCACAAAAACTGTCTGTGTGGGCTCAGCACGCGTTCCAG ACAATTAAGGCTGCCAGCGTTCCAAAGAAATACATCCTCAGGAGATACACCAAACGCCCGAACATCCAGCCAACATTCAACAGAAATGACTTGAGGACAGTGGCATCAAACAAGGCATCCCAATACTGCATTGAAAGCTCACTGCTGACGCTGAACATGAGGGTGCACAGAAAAAGCTTGAGAAGCCAAGAGCAAATGGCGAGGTCACGGGTCATCATGGACAAACTTGAACAAGAACTCGACGCCATGCATTCTGCTGAAAACGGAGGTGTCGCGGACAATGAAGCCATTGAGCAGGATATTGCTACAATGTTATCTGAGATGAACCATCTGGGAGCTATTGACCCATTTGACAATGAGGAAGAGGAGCAACAGTAA